In Aureibacillus halotolerans, a single genomic region encodes these proteins:
- a CDS encoding terminase large subunit, with protein MSHAQVLLDRVLDYAEDIVAGKITACKKHKWSAKRFLRDFENLENEEGKYYFDIDELENFHEWAKLFKHTKGVLTGQPIELVDFQLFIGANLFCFKRKANGRRRFNKAYIQLARKNAKTQFLAIISTYVAFLSEEQDECYIAGWSREQSSICYEEVLSQIRACDLLRNKFSDSYGKVKHYKTGSVIQPLSREARKTGDGKNPSLGVVDEYHAHETREIYDVLVSGTVARANALMVIITTAGFDLATPCFEEYEYLSKVLDPDNDAENDEYFAIICELDPEDDIKDEENWIKANPIVASYEEGIESLRQELKIALDMPNKMRAFLTKNMNRWVDQKDNAYMDMGKWRKCAGIMPELSGLKVYCGFDLSATMDLTSVGFDIPIDRVHHVFGHSFLPEERLREKMAIEKQPYDIWRDRGFVTATPGEVVNYHMVEEYILRKLDELNPSDVEICHDRWNAAHLAQSLMNRGLTVVEIPQIPKHLALPTKNFLESVFDKRVVHDDNPVVNWAVGNAVTHEDHQGNMMLSKKVSKNKIDPIAAIINAHARAMHDENNIDLNAYLTSSEFSF; from the coding sequence ATGAGCCACGCTCAAGTGTTACTGGATCGTGTCCTGGATTATGCAGAGGACATTGTGGCAGGTAAGATCACAGCGTGTAAAAAACATAAGTGGTCTGCCAAAAGGTTCTTGCGAGATTTCGAGAACCTGGAGAACGAAGAAGGCAAGTACTACTTTGACATAGACGAGCTGGAAAATTTTCATGAGTGGGCAAAGTTGTTCAAACACACCAAAGGCGTTCTTACTGGTCAACCGATTGAACTGGTTGATTTTCAACTTTTCATCGGTGCGAACCTATTTTGTTTTAAGCGTAAAGCCAATGGTCGTCGCAGATTCAACAAGGCATATATTCAGCTCGCAAGAAAAAATGCTAAGACTCAATTTCTGGCCATCATCTCAACGTACGTTGCTTTTCTTTCTGAAGAGCAGGACGAATGCTACATTGCCGGATGGAGCAGAGAGCAGTCAAGCATCTGTTACGAAGAGGTTTTGTCACAGATAAGAGCGTGTGATCTATTACGAAACAAGTTTTCGGACAGCTATGGCAAGGTGAAGCATTATAAGACTGGATCCGTCATCCAACCTCTATCTCGAGAAGCAAGGAAAACGGGAGACGGTAAAAACCCTAGCTTGGGTGTTGTGGATGAGTATCATGCACATGAGACGCGAGAAATTTATGATGTGCTCGTATCTGGTACCGTCGCAAGAGCGAACGCACTTATGGTCATCATCACGACAGCAGGATTTGACCTGGCAACACCATGTTTTGAGGAGTATGAGTACTTGTCCAAGGTGCTTGACCCCGATAATGACGCCGAAAACGACGAGTATTTTGCGATTATCTGTGAGCTTGATCCTGAGGATGACATCAAGGACGAGGAAAATTGGATCAAAGCCAACCCGATCGTTGCTAGTTACGAAGAGGGCATTGAATCATTACGTCAGGAACTAAAAATTGCGCTTGATATGCCGAACAAAATGCGAGCGTTCTTGACCAAAAACATGAATCGGTGGGTCGATCAAAAAGACAATGCCTACATGGACATGGGGAAATGGCGCAAATGTGCAGGAATCATGCCAGAACTTTCGGGCCTTAAAGTGTATTGTGGTTTTGACTTGTCGGCAACGATGGATTTGACGAGTGTCGGCTTTGATATACCGATCGATCGAGTTCATCATGTTTTCGGTCACTCATTTTTACCCGAGGAACGACTACGCGAGAAGATGGCCATCGAGAAACAACCGTACGACATTTGGAGAGATCGAGGGTTTGTCACGGCAACGCCTGGCGAAGTCGTCAACTACCATATGGTCGAGGAATATATCTTACGAAAACTGGACGAACTTAATCCAAGCGATGTGGAAATATGCCACGACAGATGGAACGCGGCTCACCTAGCGCAGTCGCTCATGAACAGAGGCTTGACGGTGGTTGAGATACCGCAGATACCAAAACACTTGGCACTGCCAACCAAAAACTTTTTGGAGAGTGTGTTTGATAAAAGAGTTGTGCATGACGACAACCCTGTTGTTAATTGGGCAGTGGGCAATGCGGTTACACACGAGGATCACCAGGGCAACATGATGCTCAGTAAAAAAGTCAGCAAAAACAAAATTGACCCCATAGCGGCGATCATCAACGCACACGCCAGGGCCATGCACGATGAGAACAACATTGATCTAAATGCATATCTCACATCAAGTGAATTCAGTTTTTAG